A genomic region of Cannabis sativa cultivar Pink pepper isolate KNU-18-1 chromosome 1, ASM2916894v1, whole genome shotgun sequence contains the following coding sequences:
- the LOC133033476 gene encoding uncharacterized protein LOC133033476: MVAGGGEDSCGFDGGGPPWRNSLQGHPHCYCGDLAYVWTSSSRANPGRRFFGCPHYENDESRGCDYFCWIDKSHGKRSTDATPGLRNQIKIFEEDKKRNENVIRKLIFIIFICLLIIVQLILR, from the exons ATGGTGGCTGGTGGTGGAGAAGACTCATGCGGGTTCGATGGGGGTGGTCCGCCTTGGAGAAATTCACTTCAGGGACACCCCCATTGCTACTGTGGTGATCTAGCTTATGTTTGGACTTCTAGTAGTAGAGCAAATCCTGGTCGTCGATTCTTCGGATGTCCACACTAT GAGAACGATGAAAGTCGAGGATGTGATTACTTTTGTTGGATCGATAAATCACATGGTAAGAGAAGTACAGATGCTACACCTGGATTGCGAAACCAAATCAAGATTTTCGAAGAAGATAAGAAACGCAATGAGAAtgttattagaaaattaatttttatcatttttatttgcCTTCTCATCATTGTCCAACTTATATTGCGTTGA